The proteins below are encoded in one region of Aquisphaera giovannonii:
- a CDS encoding serine/threonine-protein kinase, whose product MPSPTPAAPWADARRAAPPLRVAIIESDGGPRSSGEVLWPSDLTRLTGFSAGTRVLGSDQEPEGPDPIELFRTGCPSHPRAGMRLGRYRLLRHLGRGAQGDVWKALSLEGDASTPVALKVLNPAAARLASRRSQFRHEAERGARLAGPDLLRVLEFGEAQGVPFLVMPYVGGSSLAALIRARKARSDEESAGHERPLVAAEGADYLAGALRVVAAASRALGRIHAQRVVHRDVKPANILIEDRGLGVYLCDLGLGRDLDVATPEQMRDGAGTPMYMAPERLLRAPADERLCDIYGMGVTLYEAVTMERPFSPPAGLTHSLLSRFFLDNEPIPPRRALPELPPAVEAVILRAMARRPGDRYGSADELAAEVEGLIGHVGQGLPAPHIRVGGGRPPAR is encoded by the coding sequence ATGCCGAGTCCAACGCCAGCCGCGCCCTGGGCCGACGCCCGCCGTGCGGCGCCCCCGCTCCGGGTCGCCATCATCGAGTCCGACGGCGGCCCGCGCTCGTCGGGCGAGGTGCTCTGGCCGAGCGACCTCACCCGCCTCACGGGCTTCTCCGCGGGGACCAGGGTCCTGGGCTCGGACCAGGAGCCCGAGGGGCCCGATCCGATCGAGCTCTTCCGCACGGGCTGCCCGTCGCATCCCCGCGCGGGGATGCGCCTTGGTCGATACCGCCTCCTGCGGCACCTGGGCAGGGGCGCGCAGGGGGACGTCTGGAAGGCATTGTCCCTGGAGGGGGATGCCTCGACGCCGGTCGCCCTGAAGGTCCTGAACCCGGCGGCCGCCAGGCTGGCGAGCCGCCGGTCTCAGTTCCGACACGAGGCCGAGCGCGGGGCGAGGCTCGCGGGGCCGGACCTCCTGCGGGTCCTCGAGTTCGGGGAGGCCCAGGGGGTGCCGTTCCTGGTCATGCCTTATGTGGGAGGGAGTTCCCTGGCCGCCCTGATCCGGGCGCGGAAGGCGCGAAGCGATGAGGAGTCCGCCGGCCACGAGCGTCCGCTCGTCGCGGCCGAGGGTGCGGACTACCTGGCGGGCGCGCTGCGGGTCGTGGCGGCGGCCTCGCGGGCCCTCGGCCGGATCCACGCGCAGCGGGTCGTCCATCGCGACGTCAAGCCCGCGAACATCCTGATCGAGGACCGGGGACTGGGGGTCTACCTCTGCGACCTCGGCCTGGGCCGGGACCTGGACGTCGCCACGCCAGAGCAGATGCGGGACGGGGCGGGCACCCCGATGTACATGGCGCCCGAACGGCTCCTTCGAGCCCCGGCCGATGAGCGGCTCTGCGACATTTACGGCATGGGCGTGACACTGTACGAGGCCGTCACCATGGAGCGTCCCTTCTCCCCGCCGGCGGGGCTCACCCACTCGCTGCTCAGCCGGTTCTTCCTGGATAACGAGCCGATCCCGCCCCGCCGGGCGCTCCCGGAGCTGCCCCCCGCGGTGGAGGCCGTGATCCTCAGGGCGATGGCACGCCGGCCCGGCGATCGCTACGGATCCGCGGACGAGCTCGCGGCCGAGGTCGAAGGGCTCATCGGCCATGTCGGCCAGGGCCTACCGGCCCCGCACATTCGCGTCGGCGGGGGCCGGCCCCCCGCGCGATGA